In Halorientalis sp. LT38, a genomic segment contains:
- a CDS encoding response regulator, protein MVEPTDEALPRALVVDDEREVADAYALRLRGVCDVETAYDGEAALRAVDDRRIDVVLLDRHMPGLSGDEVLERLEERDFPGRIVMITAIDPGFDILDMPFDDYLCKPVDREDVQAAVTHQCTILGYETLGEYFGVESKRRVVAAELSADECNAHDEYQALETSARDLEQRARRLLTDTPEILSAFENVDRESK, encoded by the coding sequence ATGGTCGAACCGACGGACGAGGCGCTCCCGCGTGCCCTGGTAGTCGACGACGAGCGGGAGGTAGCGGACGCGTACGCACTCCGATTGCGTGGCGTCTGCGACGTCGAGACGGCCTACGACGGTGAAGCCGCGTTACGGGCAGTCGATGACCGCCGGATCGACGTCGTCCTGCTGGACCGCCATATGCCTGGCCTGTCCGGGGATGAGGTCCTCGAACGTCTCGAAGAACGGGACTTCCCCGGTCGAATCGTCATGATCACGGCGATCGATCCCGGCTTCGACATCCTCGACATGCCCTTCGACGACTATCTCTGTAAACCAGTCGACAGGGAGGACGTGCAAGCAGCAGTCACACACCAGTGTACCATTCTGGGCTACGAGACGCTCGGTGAGTACTTCGGTGTCGAATCGAAACGGCGAGTCGTCGCGGCCGAGCTCTCAGCTGACGAATGCAACGCCCACGACGAGTACCAGGCACTGGAAACCAGTGCACGAGACCTCGAACAGCGGGCCCGGCGGTTGCTGACCGACACACCAGAGATCTTGAGCGCGTTCGAGAACGTGGACCGCGAAAGCAAGTAG
- a CDS encoding sensor histidine kinase: MIDDGTPIVESVNDPFEEAFEKISSGTAVTAALDNIGIRPRSPTTRFEAVFSGSGRLAVQVSCGSDTDGHTEQYLVQSVPPEPSDDGFLVFTHVRQSCDFDDGAEWIDVDHVASVVSHDLRNPLDVAKARLRAGRESGEREHFDHVEQAHGRMERIIQDVLTLARGADVVEPAESVGLTDVAESAWDTVETDDATLDVERPLPTAIADADRVSRLFENLFRNAVEHGSSAHQPAGLDDRRDVTVVVGQLAGDASGFFVADDGPGISEAERERVFEPGFSSDEHGTGLGLAIVARIVALHGWSITVTESASGGARFEIGDVESPGDET; the protein is encoded by the coding sequence GTGATCGACGACGGGACACCCATCGTAGAGTCCGTCAACGACCCGTTCGAGGAGGCCTTCGAGAAGATATCGTCGGGAACGGCTGTTACAGCAGCCCTGGACAATATCGGCATACGGCCCCGTTCGCCCACCACTCGCTTCGAGGCCGTGTTCTCGGGTAGCGGTCGGCTCGCTGTGCAAGTGTCTTGCGGGTCCGATACTGACGGCCACACAGAACAGTACCTCGTCCAAAGCGTGCCACCCGAGCCATCGGACGATGGGTTTCTCGTTTTCACACACGTTCGACAGAGCTGTGACTTCGATGACGGGGCAGAGTGGATCGACGTCGACCACGTCGCGAGCGTGGTCAGCCACGATCTCCGGAACCCGCTCGACGTCGCGAAGGCCCGTCTTCGAGCCGGACGTGAAAGCGGGGAGCGCGAGCATTTCGATCACGTCGAACAGGCCCACGGCCGGATGGAGCGGATCATACAGGACGTCCTGACACTCGCCAGGGGCGCCGACGTGGTCGAGCCTGCGGAATCAGTCGGGCTGACCGACGTCGCCGAGTCGGCGTGGGACACCGTCGAAACCGACGACGCGACACTCGACGTCGAGCGCCCCCTACCGACGGCGATTGCCGACGCAGACCGCGTCAGCCGACTGTTTGAGAACCTGTTTCGGAACGCAGTAGAACACGGGTCGTCAGCCCACCAGCCAGCGGGCCTTGACGATCGACGTGACGTCACTGTGGTAGTCGGACAGCTCGCAGGCGATGCCAGCGGCTTTTTCGTCGCCGACGACGGGCCCGGCATCTCCGAAGCCGAGCGCGAGCGCGTGTTCGAACCTGGCTTTAGCTCCGACGAGCATGGGACCGGGCTCGGCCTCGCGATCGTCGCCCGTATCGTCGCCCTCCACGGCTGGTCGATCACAGTCACGGAGTCCGCCTCGGGGGGAGCGAGGTTCGAGATCGGCGACGTCGAGTCACCCGGCGACGAGACGTGA
- a CDS encoding AIM24 family protein, which yields MDIDQFKSDHAPTETDETFQLENSYALDVTVEGSVMAKAGSMVAYTGDLSFTGQASAEGGITGFIKEAATGEGTPVMAVEGQGHVYLADERKKVQVLELDAGESVTVNGEDVLAFESELNYEISTIDSLAGSFAGGFTNVYLEGPGYVALTTHGDPLVMEPPVSTDPSATVAWSGTTPDVEVNTNLSDMIGQESGERFQMDFAGEGGFVVVQPYEEHV from the coding sequence ATGGACATCGATCAGTTCAAATCCGACCACGCGCCGACAGAGACCGACGAGACGTTCCAGCTCGAGAATAGCTATGCCCTCGACGTAACAGTGGAGGGGTCCGTGATGGCCAAGGCCGGTTCGATGGTCGCGTACACCGGAGACCTCTCCTTTACCGGGCAGGCCTCGGCCGAAGGTGGAATCACCGGGTTCATCAAGGAAGCCGCCACCGGTGAAGGGACGCCAGTGATGGCCGTCGAAGGGCAGGGACACGTCTACCTCGCCGACGAACGAAAGAAGGTCCAGGTTCTCGAACTGGACGCTGGTGAATCGGTGACGGTCAACGGTGAAGACGTCCTGGCCTTCGAATCCGAACTGAACTACGAGATCAGTACCATCGACAGTCTCGCCGGCTCGTTCGCCGGCGGCTTCACCAACGTCTACCTAGAAGGGCCCGGCTACGTCGCCCTTACCACCCACGGCGATCCGCTCGTCATGGAACCGCCGGTTTCGACTGATCCGAGCGCGACGGTCGCCTGGAGCGGTACGACCCCGGACGTGGAAGTCAACACGAACCTCTCCGACATGATCGGCCAGGAATCGGGCGAACGCTTCCAGATGGACTTCGCCGGCGAGGGCGGCTTCGTGGTCGTCCAGCCCTACGAAGAACACGTGTAG